The Anoxybacillus amylolyticus DNA segment AAATTAACGGTTGTACTGCTTGGTGCGTTGTTAAACGCAATAGCGCTCAATTTCTTTTTAATTCCGGCAAACGTGTATACGAGCGGATTTGCTGGGATTGCCCAGCTTACGTCGAAACTAGCCGCGGACTATACCCCTTATCATCTTTCGACAGGAATGTTATTGTTCCTGCTGAACGTTCCTGTTGCGATTTTAGGATGGAAGCAAGTAGGGAAGTCGTTTACGGTTTATAGCTTTTTAAGCGTGCTGTTTATGTCGTTTTTTTTAGAAATCATTCCGGTGAAAAAGGTCGCTGACGATATTTTGTTAAATGCTGTATTTGGCGGAGTCATTGGAGCAATTGGGGTTGGCTGGACGCTCAAATGGGGGGCTTCTACCGGCGGGCTAGATATTATTGCCCTAGTGTTGTCGCGCATGAAAGATCGTCCAGTCGGCACGTATTTTTTCACGCTGAATGCCGTCATTATTTTAACTGCGGGATACGTGTACGGCTGGGAAAAGGCGCTTTATACGCTTGTGACGCTATATGCATCAACGAGGGTCATTGACGCCATTCATACTCGGCATCAAAAGCTGACGGCGATGATTGTGACAAACAAAGGAGAAGAACTAAAAAAAGCGATACACGCCAAACTCGTCCGTGGAATTACAACGATCCCCGCTACCGGCGCTTTCTCGCAAGAAAAGAAAGACATATTAATGATCGTTCTTACGAGATACGAGCTTTTTGACTTAGAGCGAATTATTAAAGAAGTAGACCCACAAGCGTTCACCAACATCGTACAGACGACTGCAGTATTTGGGTTTTTTCGGAAAGAATAAATTTCATCAAAAAACCGTACCTTTTTGGGCGGTTTTTTGTTTTTTCTGAAACTTTTTAAAGAGATTTTCGTCTAAATAAATGGATTTCATTCCAAAAATTTCAATGAATATAAAAAGGGGGATTATGATGCAGAAAGACTGGCTTTCAAAGTTTTTAGTAGCTGCTGTGCTTGTTACAAGCACAGGACCGATTACTGCAAAAGCTGCGGAAAAGGAAATATATTTACCTTCGCAGCAAAAACTGTACCAACAAGTAGGCGTCAACTCTACAGCGATTGATATGGAAGAGGTAAAAGTTTCGAAAGAACAAGCGATTGAAATTGCTAAAAAAACTGTCAACATTGAAAAAGGTTATAAATTTCAAGGAATTACTTTTTCGACGCAATGGTATGGCAATAAACCTGTATGGCAAATGTCTTGGTATAAAGAAGATAAAGGATACCATGCGATTTATGTAACGGTAAACGCTCAAACAGGAAATGTTGTAAATATTAATATTTATCATGAAAAAGATAGTAACATGCCGTTTCCACCGAAAGTAAGCTATGAACAAGCAGTAGATGTGGCAAAACAATACATTCAAAAGATGTACCCAAATAAACTAAAAGAACTTGCCATCGATGAGCAATTGAAAAAACAACAAGGCAGACTGCCGTACGGGGAACGGCGGTTTTACGCTGTCCGTTTTTATCAGATGGTCAATCATGTGCCATATTACGAAAATAATATCATGATAACGATTGATGGGAACGGAGAAATTCGGAATTTTGAATACAATTGGAATGACGAAGTCACATTTGAAAAAAATGAAAATGTCATTTCTTTGGACAAAGCAAATCAGTTGTTAAAAGATCGTATGGAATTAGAATTGCGATACCAAATGGACTATTCGTCGAAGCAGCCTCCAAAGTTGATTTATGTGCCGAAAACGAACGCGTACCCATATTATCAAGCTAACTTTAATGCTACTATCGATGCTCATACAGGAAAATTTATTGATATGTACGGAAACCCGGTGGAGCAAACAGCACCGATAGA contains these protein-coding regions:
- a CDS encoding YitT family protein, whose amino-acid sequence is MAWLQIKKLTVVLLGALLNAIALNFFLIPANVYTSGFAGIAQLTSKLAADYTPYHLSTGMLLFLLNVPVAILGWKQVGKSFTVYSFLSVLFMSFFLEIIPVKKVADDILLNAVFGGVIGAIGVGWTLKWGASTGGLDIIALVLSRMKDRPVGTYFFTLNAVIILTAGYVYGWEKALYTLVTLYASTRVIDAIHTRHQKLTAMIVTNKGEELKKAIHAKLVRGITTIPATGAFSQEKKDILMIVLTRYELFDLERIIKEVDPQAFTNIVQTTAVFGFFRKE